In a genomic window of Punica granatum isolate Tunisia-2019 chromosome 6, ASM765513v2, whole genome shotgun sequence:
- the LOC116211075 gene encoding cytochrome P450 87A3-like codes for MLLKMWRFELLYVMVVLVMGLIHYWVYKWRNPKCSRRLPPGSMGLPLIGETLQFLVPSKSIDGLPFFKIRTMKYGRIFKTSLAGRPVVVSSDPEFNYCILQQEGKLVGIWYLHSFARLLDARTKGRHGESAPVAPISHIHKCVRNAIMNLVGREALRERILPDMEEISRKTLLAWSSRDSLDVKKEITLVLYGFLAKILFGFEPEKNMSASERSSFNLRGLVSFLLSIPGTSFNKILKNHNMVIKMMKHLIDERRAMPEKCRADLIDEILDMMKTESFISDEFATFAMFVILFASFETISSTLTVAIMLLTKHPMVIKELEREHEEILRSREDREGGVTWKEYKSMNFTMQVVNESLKRRFRNLEEGYKIPEGWTIMIVPAAIQLNPDTYEDPLSFNPWRWQDLGPTFKAKNFIPFGGGARMCAGAEFTKAFMAVFLHILVSNYRWEKEKGGEITRSPILGFGDGFYIEIRLKKSQAEGITLVTNPVYPVHELKVFENVELKALTKNFAYELSACRDRVYRGWLNEKKFEIAVQFVGVVERIPPTEELGK; via the exons ATGTTACTGAAGATGTGGCGTTTCGAACTTCTGTATGTTATGGTCGTGCTGGTGATGGGGTTGATCCACTATTGGGTTTACAAATGGAGGAATCCGAAGTGCAGTAGGAGGCTACCTCCCGGTTCCATGGGACTGCCCCTTATCGGGGAGACCCTCCAGTTCCTCGTCCCCAGCAAGTCCATTGACGGGCTTCCTTTCTTCAAGATCCGGACCATGAA ATATGGCCGGATTTTCAAAACAAGCTTGGCGGGGCGCCCTGTGGTAGTTTCCTCGGACCCTGAGTTTAACTACTGCATATTGCAACAAGAAGGAAAGTTGGTGGGGATTTGGTACTTGCACTCCTTTGCCAGGCTTTTAGATGCGAGAACCAAGGGAAGACATGGGGAATCAGCCCCAGTCGCTCCGATCAGTCACATTCACAAATGTGTGAGGAACGCGATTATGAATCTAGTAGGCAGGGAAGCTCTGCGGGAAAGAATCCTCCCCGATATGGAAGAAATTTCCCGGAAAACATTGTTGGCCTGGTCCTCTCGTGACTCATTGGATGTAAAGAAAGAGATAACTTTG GTTTTATATGGTTTTCTTGCAAAGATTCTGTTCGGTTTCGAACCGGAGAAGAACATGAGTGCTAGCGAGAGGTCCAGTTTCAACCTCCGAGGTCTAGTGTCTTTTCTACTGAGCATTCCTGGAACTAGTTTCAACAAGATCTTGAAG AATCATAATATGGTTATAAAAATGATGAAGCATCTCATAGACGAGAGACGGGCTATGCCCGAGAAATGCAGAGCGGATTTGATAGATGAAATCCTTGATATGATGAAGACTGAGAGCTTCATTTCTGATGAATTTGCCACATTTGCAATGTTCGTGATCCtctttgcaagttttgaaacGATATCATCTACTTTAACCGTTGCCATCATGCTTCTAACCAAACATCCTATGGTCATAAAAGAACTGGAG AGGGAACATGAGGAAATACTTAGAAGCAGAGAAGATAGGGAAGGTGGGGTGACTTGGAAGGAGTACAAATCAATGAACTTTACAATGCAG GTCGTAAATGAATCACTCAAGCGTCGATTCAGGAATCTTGAGGAGG GATACAAAATTCCTGAAGGTTGGACAATCATGATCGTTCCAGCAGCTATTCAGTTGAACCCTGATACGTACGAGGACCCGCTTTCATTCAATCCATGGCGATGGCAG GATTTAGGACCGACTTTTAAGGCAAAAAATTTCATCCCCTTCGGAGGGGGGGCGAGAATGTGTGCTGGAGCCGAGTTCACTAAGGCATTCATGGCGGTTTTCCTTCACATCTTAGTCTCGAATTACAG gtGGGAGAAAGAGAAGGGAGGGGAGATTACCCGGTCTCCAATTTTAGGGTTTGGAGATGGATTTTACATCGAGATAC GCCTCAAAAAA TCCCAGGCCGAGGGCATCACTCTGGTGACTAACCCGGTATATCCGGTCCATGAGCTTAAGGTATTTGAGAATGTGGAGCTCAAGGCCTTGACCAAGAATTTCGCATATGAACTTTCCGCCTGCAGGGACAGAGTCTACAGGGGCTGGCTCAATGAGAAGAAGTTCGAGATAGCCGTCCAATTTGTTGGGGTTGTCGAGCGTATCCCCCCGACTGAAGAGCTTGGCAAGTGA